ATGCAGTGCTTAAAACACCCTTTTAGGGTTTTTTTCTATCTGCAGAAAGATATGGCGGATAGATGGTTGGCAATAGTCGCTTGACATGGACCAGCTTCCTTAGTTATAATCAGCAATGTCTAAAGTTATAAATGCAATAACAATGCAGGGGTAGAATCAGTAGCATTGAGTGGTGCTGAAAAAGATGAAATAGTGGTAACAGGGAAAGGAATAGATACAGTTGAACTCGCGAGATTGTTAAGAAAGAAACTAGGAAGTGCGGATTTGTTAAGTGTTGGAACTGTACCTGAAGAAAAAAAGAAAGCCGAAAAAGAAAATGCAGACTATGTCGTTCCTCTGGTTCAGGGATCAACCTTATTATCACTGTAATTCATACCCTGTCGCTTGTGCTCATGATCATGACCCCCCAGCTTGCTCTATCATGTGATTCCTGAGAATTCATAACACTGAATAGATGGTTGAATTTTGCTTGTAATAATAACACAATACATGTATACTCAAAACTTTGTACTGCACTTCGTGTATATTGGCTTGTTGCAATTTAGTTATGATTTTGTGAACTTGTAAAACACCTAGTTTTGGTTAGGTTTAAAAAAGAATTGGAGAACCAAACAACCAAAATTTCAACGTAGGCCAATTAGTCGGTATGGTTTCCTATTGCAGAGGTGTTAACTGACTTGCCTCAAAAAGGTCAAAAATATCACTTCAGATAAAGATAATAGTTTACAGCAGTCATATACATAATACTTGCAATTGCCAGTTATAGAAAGTCCAGGAGGAAAAAGAATTCTACCGTTAGTGACTGATTTGAAATATTGACGCGGTTCTACCACTACTTTAAGAGAACGAATAAATTCATGTATATGAATTGATAGCTACTAGCAAGCAATCATTCAAATAATCGACAAACCTCTGTACCCCTTTGTGTGTGAGTCTGTTACACTAAAAACAGCGAGCAATGTGCTCTAGAATTCTTTTCACTATGCTTTCTACAGGATAGAGGTTCAAGCAATGACCCATTAGTTAAGAGCTAAGCCGCTACATTCCCACAAAAACCTGCATGTGTGTCAGTGTGTCTGCGCATGTGCATGTGTGTCCTCGTATCTGAAGAACTTCAAACACCTAACATGGGATTGGAGAAACTAAAAATGTTAAATGAAGGTGAATCCATTAACGATAAAAGATATTAAGGAGTCCTTCGAAAATGCTTTAAGTCATAACACTCAGCAAATTACAGTCCTTGTCAAACCAAATTATATGTCAACTAAATGTAGTCCAGGTCAAATCTCTAAGAGCATCCATTATCTTTTTACAACTCCCTATCTTTATGCCTATATACTCACTTTCTGACCACTTTCTATTTATCCATGACTCTAGTCAACCTCAATCCAGCTGCATCCAGCAGTCTTTTTCAAACCCATGCGCCTCATTGAGTCTCGAACCTTATTTGCATCATCCCACCTGTTGGAACTAGCATATGTGTTTGATAACAAAGCAAAAGTTCCCACTGTTACATCTTTGGTCTTAGAAAGAGACTGTCTAGTTCGCAGAATCATCTCCTCGCTCCCATAAATATTGCAAGCATTAAGTAATGCTCCCCAAATGGAACCATCAGCTTCCACGGGCATATCCTCAATAAAGCGCTCGGCTTCTTTTAAGAGGCCTGCTCGACCATACATATCAACAATACAAGCATAATGCTTCATGTAGGGTGAAATGCCATACACGCCATCCATGGCTTTAAAGAGCATTAACCCTTGATTAACCAACCCCGCATGACTGCAAGCAGATAACAAACCAATAAAAGTTACATCATCAGGGGTATTCCCATGAATTAGCATAAGGGAGAAGAGCGGCAACACATGCTTGCCATACCCATTCATTGCCAAACCGCTAATCATAGTACTCCACGACACTACATCCTTGACTCCAAGCCCGCGGAACACCCTAATAGCCAAATCCATATTCCCACATTTCACATACAAATTCACCAAAGCATTCCCCACATTCCTATTCATCACAAGATCATCCCTACTACTCACATAAGAATGAACCCACCGACCCAAACTCAAATCCCCAACCAAAGAGCAAGCTGACAACACACTAACAACCGTAGCCTCATTAGGCTCAACCTCACCCTCTCTCACCATTTCCTGAAACACCCTAACCGAACCCTCAAAAAACCCTCTCTGCACAAAACCCCCCACCATCGTAGTCCAAGAAACCACATCTCTCCTACGCAATCTACCAAACAAATACCACACACACTCTAAACCCCCAAACTTCACAAAAAAATCCAAAACCACATTCCCTAAAACCCCATTATCATATTCAAAATTCTTTAAACCATAACAACAAACACATTTACCAATCTTAACAGCTCTAATACTAATACAAGCAGATAAAACAGTAACAATAGTAGTACAATTAGGCCTCACATTCATTTTCGAGAACTTCACCAAAGCCTCCTCCTCCATCCCACATTTCGAAAGCCCTGAAATAATCGAAGTCCAAGAAACAACATCAGGGTTAATCACACAATCAAAAACCCGACAAGAAGAGACAATATCATTCTGCTGCAAATAAAAATGAATCAAAGAATTCTGAATAAAAATGtcagaaaaatgtgatgttttGATGACATGGGCATGAATTTCTTGGCCTTTTGGGTGTGAATGAAGTAAAGAACAGGCCTTTAGGGCAAGAGTGAATGTGAAATGGTTGTGTGAATTTGGGTTCTTGAGCATTTGGTTGTAGagaaaaagggtattttggggAGTGTGTGAGTGTGTGAAAAAAGACAGTAAGGTGTTTAAAGTGTTGGGTTTTGAGGTTGTAATGAGATGAGCTTGGAGTTGTTTGAGTTGTCTGAAGGAGAGAGTTGGGGTTAGTTGTTTCATGGGATTCAAGAACAGGTGTGTCACTGTGTGcatgtatgtgtttatatgtaCAGAATCAGGGGTCTGTTCTAGATTCTTGCCCCAATCGATTTTTGCATAATTTAAATTTGTCAAAAATAATGATAAATCGATCAAAATATTTGACTTATTCAATAAATTACcgataaattattaataaatccGACTTTAAAATATCGTCCGATAAATAATAAATAAGTTATTCAACTTATTAGATCAATTTCTAAAATATGTAACCACGagtataataattattttttttgtcTGGTGAGTACAATGATTATTGATTACAAAAGAGTCAAAAAAAAAACAGTAGTGCAAATATAATGTTTAACTAGGCATTACTAGAGGTGAACTGTAATGTTCGTTCGACAAGAAGTCAGTTTGATACTCCTAAGTACGTACTCACGTAACTTAGATGAGTACATAACAATTTCTAAACTAAATACATGATGAGTATTATTGTAATTACAAAATTTATCTAAAAAATTACTGTCATTAAAAATATACTACTATTTAGATATTAGGGGTATTTTTCTCAAATAGAAATTGATTGGTACTCGATAATAAACTTTTAATCTAATCATCTATATTTTAATTTCTTTATTAGTATGTAGAGTAATATGTTCAACGATCCAATATACCTTCTACTTCTAGGAGGAATTATCACAACACTTCTCTCTTAAAAAAAAAGCAAGAAAGATAATCACCCTGAGCAGTAAGCACTCAGCAGTAACAATTAGATTAAAAATTTGtagataaaatttatttttataaattcgcTGAGAGTAGTACATGTTGGCATCCTGATATATACCTAATGAATCTGTAGGATACACCATAGTAGACTGATATCATCATTGTCGACATAAAGTCGCAAAGCTTTCTATTTATCAGCTTTTCCGTAACCAGAAAATCAAATTTGCATAAAACGTGCATGGACCCATAAAAGCGTTTTAGCTACAACGAAAATCGGAAGAGGTACGGTGCCCTCTGGCCCCCGAATGAATGTTTGCTTTGAAGCTATGGTCGTTCCCAGGTGTATAATTGCTGGTTCATAATCCACACTGAAGGTAAAAAACAAAATCTACTGCTTCACTATCTGTATGCATCTCGTGTTGGAATTTTGACAGCTTTTGCACCAGCTGATCCATCTGTGTGTTCGCAATCTGTATAAAAGATTGCAAGTCTAAGAATGTGTTCTGATGAATATTAATTTAAAATGTCTGCTCAATGCAGAATATAATCAGGTAAACAGTTTACCatgatgattttttttaataactaCTTGAGCAAATTATTCAAAATATTGTATTACCTATTTACCATTCACATAATCAAGCAGTCGTTTGTCAAGCTCAAAGTGCCGGCAAAGAAGTTTCTGCATTCAAAAAGACCACACAAGGTGTTATTTGATACATCATACATGTGTCTGTTTGTCTTACCTTATAAGCAACTTATTACTCACTTATAAGTTGGAAAGTAACTTTTAGGTCCGTTCTAGTGATAAGTCTAGTTTTGGGAAGTATCAAATAGATAATAATTACAGTTACTTATTTCAAATTTGTACTTGACAATCGTCAATATACTCATTTGACATGTAACTCCtactttttttttgttttattcaTTTACATTTCATAagctatatatatattattaatacaATTATTTAATCTCAATATAAAAAATAAGTAGGAAAATCACTTCTgcttaaaagttaataaaatgaAAGTGACAACTGACTTTTGTTAAGCTAAGCCAACCGTGGCGGATAGCAGAAAATGGTATGTCACTACTGCGTCTTATAATGTATAATTTTGTACCTTTGTTACAACAGGAATGGAGGCTTTTGCTTCCAAGTTGAACTCAGGAAAGCGTGCAACCTCTTCTGCGTTCTCAAACAATATATATGTGGGAAGTTGTTTACTGTGTCCTGTGAAGTCAGCTCCCCATAGGCCATAGGCATTAGCCATTGACAAAAAGATACAGAGACCAAACTGAAGTCGAAACAAAAGAGTTCGACATACAAGAATGAATCGAGGACCAGTAGTATAATGCAAATTGCAGAATATGGCAAAGAAATATTCTCACCAAGAGAGATTCCAAATTTTGGCGCAACGTTTGGAAAGAGGCCAATATCAACTGTCCCAAACGACAGATTTTTGTTTGAGAATCTGTTGTAAAAAAAAGGAGAATACAAGACACACCCATCTTCAATTAACTGAAGCAAAGATAAGAATAATATTTACAAGTAGTCAAGTACGAAGTAAAAGATGTACAAAAAAACAGAAACTAAAATTAAACTGAACACAATTAGAAGTAGCATGGAAGAAATCACTCACGTGATTGAAAGCTCAGGAAAAATACGACTCGTCCGTACGCAATTTGAAGAGGATAAAGCACGAAATTCAACCTGCCATGATCAGTTGCAAATTTGGAAGAAATGGAAAATAGATCAATGTTCTTCCTGTTTGCACTACTGCAGACTGCGAAATATTGTCAATGGACATTCAATGGTTCTACTTAacaaaaaaaatcagtgtttCCAATAGGACGTAGTGGTTTGCAGAACTATCCAAAATAAAGCACCAAGGTGAACACAACCTAAACGTAATCAGTTGATAATGAAATGGAATAAACTAATTAAcatcgattttttaaaaatatgtgAAGATGTACTGAAGTCATCAAATTACAAATTGGTTGTCATCCATTAGAAAGAAGGATAATAGACATTTTAGGGGAAACACAGTTCATATGAGCACCTCGTGTAGGTAACAAAAATCAAAGATTACTTAAATATTAGGATTTTTTTTCTGTTAAAGTCAATACACAAATAGTCAAATACTCTATTTTTAAGTATTTTTTAAGGTTAAAAAGAGAATCCGCAGAACTACCAGCCAAAACTTCGATGTGCGCCCTTCAGTCAGGATAGTTTCCAATTGCAGAGGTGTCAACTGATTTGAAGTACCTTAAAGAGGTCAGCAATAAAACATCAGATATATATAGCCAATTTAATAGCAGTGATACAAAATACGAAAGAACGTGATAAAAGGTACCAGAAACTCGATCATTTACCTAAACTTAGGTATGGAGGTTGTTGGGTGAATGTATATATAACTGCATAAAAGGACCACGAAAGAGAAACAATTAGAACCTCGAAAGCAATTTTCTTATTCACTGACGGTAACAAAGTTCCACAATCAATTATAGTCTGGTTTGCTGCTTACTTAACAGAAGCATGTAAACTGGGCAATACAAAAGATGAACTGAGGATGACTGAGACACAGTTCTTCAGCCAAATTCAAGAGCTCATAAATACACAAATATTACCATCCAAGTCTTTAAGAACCCATAATATCATAATAAATTACAGGCACATCATCTAACTTATACGAGACATCTTGCTACGGTCAGTAAATTTGCAACATTGGATGACAACTATAATATATCCTCACAATATTATCCATCGATATCCCATTAAagttttaataataatataattaaattcACATGCTTACATATACGTATATGCAAAAGGCAGGCCCTACCTAAAAATGCCAACATGTACCAGATAGCAAGATGATAATCCAGGACCAAAGCAATAGCAACGAGGAATACCTGAAAACCCCAGATCTGAAGTCAGTACTGAAAAGGAAAAATACTGTAAAAGCATAGTGAGATACAAGTGAGTACACTAATGTCTGAGTAGttcaaaaaaaataattcaaGAGATTCTTTATAAATCAGCACTTGGCGACgaaaaaaattggaaaaaaaattgAGCGAGAAACATGAACACATTATCCATTATTAATCTGCTTCCTAGCATTGTAAAATGTGATACAAAGAACCATTCCcaattatataatatttaaaacaAGGTATAAGCATGATTACATGATGAAATATAATTAGGTTATGTTGGAAAACTAAGAAACAACTCCGTCCGATAAATAGAAATAAAGGGTCCCCAAGAATACACCTCTGCGTAAAACAAAGTATCCGCAATGAAAGCTTCCCATGTTTCCTCTTTCACCATCTATCACAGATAAATAGAATATTGAGAAGAAACTCAAAATGATCAAATACACTTAGTTAACAATGTATAAAATGCCAAATAAAAACGTATAGGATTGTACTCATTGACCATAGTCATTAAAAGCACACTCAAACGCAAAGGCATCGCGGGGCATAAACACAACGCATAAATGCAAAGCACACACTTCACAAAGCGCAAAAACAAAATAGATCCCCAATATATAAAGCCACACATACATGTAAATACTAAAACATAATAAAAGCTATGAACAATAACAATAAATTATATAACAAGTCACGTTCATGTAATCAACACAAGTCGAGAAAACTTTTGTTTATGACAACAAAAAAAATGAACTAGAAACTAGCCTGTTCATTCTTTAAAACAAACTGATCCTCTTTGACATCAAGGTCTACAAAATCTTCATCAAAATTACATTTTTAATCCTTAACACCTTTGAGTTTTCCTACCGTTCATAAAGGATCTCATCCCCATCAACTAAGCGCCTCACCTTTTCGATGATGACAATCCAGAAAGAGATACTTTCTATTGGTGGTGAGTGGTGACATAAGAGGATCCGTGTAACTGTGACCTGGAATAACATTTGGTATTTTGGTTTATCTCAATCATTTCTATTTTTTGTTTTCATCTTAATCATTTTGCTTATAAGACTTTAGAGTTTTATCTCGGCCAACCAAATATATTTTCAGTCTTAAGGGCCTTAAGGGTCTAATTTGGGTGACTCTCAAAGTCAACATGATTCCTCCTTCAAAATCTGCAATTTTGCAACGCTTATGCGTCGCACCACACTTACGCTTGAGCGCAGTCGCATTGCTCCTTCTACATGATGTGATGAAGGCTCGCTTTCATTCGGTTCTTGCTCATCCACTTTTATTATCTATAATGGtacattttaataattttataattagaAATTTATCAAAACCTGAGTCAATTGAATCTTTCTTTATTTCACAGTTCAATACTTACTTATTTGCATTCTGAAAAAGGAAAAGCAATTCACAATTTACAAACTGTTCACGAACTTAGTAGTGTTGTAAAAAGCGTGCTTGAAGCAAAAGATTAAGCACATAGTGATGCATATTGCATAGCACTAACTTTGGAATTCGCTTAACATAAGCCCGCTCACAATGTAAAAAAGTGTAGATTAAGTATCGTTATTGGTGAAACGTATCAAAGCGCAAAAAAGTCCCGCCGAAGCACTTCTCTTTATTAAAGATGAGAATTTGACCAGAAATTTTAAAATGTGGGCCATAAATACaagtttatatgtatttttaaaaaatacaATATACACACACTGACATACCTTGGGGCTTCTTGTCATATATGGACAATATACACATCCATAATGCACAATTTTAGTTATATTAGCTTCTTAATATATCAAAATTTACACACACATATTTGTAAGTATATTTTTCACTACTTCGAAAAAGCACATGCTTCACACTTAAGCTCCAAAATGCCCATTGTGCTTTTTGTGTTTAATGACAATGCCTATTGCTGCAGTTTATCAAGTACATTAATCTTAACAAACAAAGTAACAATAAAAAGCATATAGTCACTACAAAACTTATCTCTATAATTTACACGACAAACTACCAAATTCCTTGTGATAAAACAACCCATCTAAGCATTTATCCGTCAAATCTTAACCTAGTCAATATCCCTACCCATAGTATAACAAGAGGTCAAGCCTTCAAACCTCCCCGAAAATATACATTTAAATACCAAAACTTCCGCAATCGCCAATAACACCAAACACCTCAATTTTATCAATCACGCCTCAAAAAAGACTAACAACAACACAAAACAACTCAATTAAAACCAAAATGCAACATAAAGTCAGTACCTTTACAGCAGCAAAAATACAAAATGCAAGAAAAGCTTGAATCTCCTGTGATCAACAAAAAGCACATCACAAACAAACACAAATTAGTAAATAAAACAAACCCATTATTCCATTTAACATAAATATCaaacaaaaatataaagaaacaatttttattaatttttattttaatgcAAGTATTTAATATACTTACACGGTGAAGAAGATGAGAGGTGAAATGAGGAGAGAGAACAGAGGAGGCTGATAAGCGGATAGGAATGTAGGAGAAGAAGACGAGGAAGTTGAAGAGAAAGTAGGGTTCCGACGCCGTTAAATTCAAGATTCCGGCGAGTGAGTAGGGGTTTTGATCGGTGTTTTTCTCCATTGATTTAGTGGTGTGTTTGTTTGTTTGGTGATCTGATTTTGATTTTTAGGGTTTGGTTTTTCGGTGTGTTTGATGTTTTGTTTTTTGATTAAGTCACTCTACTTTGTAGAGTGTTAGTTAGTTTGAAGATTTTTCTCATTCAAATCACTCTACTTTTATTTCATGAAATAACAAGTTTTTTTTTTGACgaaatgttattttattattccaAAGACTCATTCGAGATACAAGATTTAACATTAACTGGGATAGATCCCCAGTCAAATACACGACCAGGGTACATATGAGACACATGAGCTAATTCATGTGCCAACATATTCGCAGACCGTTTAATGAAATACAACCTTACATTGTTTAACTCGCGGACTAAAGTTCTACACTCCATTATCACCTTTCCAAGTCTAGATCGCAGAGATGTAGCACTTCTGATCAACTGAATAACTACTAAGCAATCTGACTCAATAGTGATATTTTTCTCCGTTCATTCCTTAGCCCAACTCAATTCTTCTTTAATTGTCAAAGCTTCAAGTAAAGTCGGGTTCATTACCTCTGAAAAGCATGTGGTTTTGGCCGATAACATATGACCTGCATGGTTCTGTACCACCAATCATATTCCTGAAACTCCCTGGTTCTCAAAGACTGTTGCATCCGCATTGATCTTTACTTCATCTTGATGTGGCTTTGCCTAGCAGATTGCACCATCCCCTACAATAGGAAGTCGAAGAGGTGCCTCAATATACCTACCTCGAGCTGCCGTCCACAGTGAAAGATATTCCCATGCCTTAAAACAATTCTCATCGAGTTCCAGCTTTTAATACTCCACACCAAATCGTTTCTGGTTGTCCAAATAGACCAGCACAAGGTGATGATCTTTGCatttgtaacaccccagtcccacatcgaagagatttgggacttctgttcaatttataagacaaagtactactactaagtgcaccaacaaatcatgatcttttggaggcctgtggtgggcttgtcgtaacccaagttgCTGCACTCGGGACAGTATGTTTCGGCTTATTTCGAACTcgtaatcgggacttgacccggttTTCGGAAAAAGCTCAGGATTTGACCCGAATTGTCACATATGATATTAGAGCCGACTCTCGAAAGCTTGATGCGTCAAGttgccggaggtggggacacgaaggttgttggtattatcccacaatggcaagaggtccggaggtagggacacgaagccagccggtattatcccacaatggctagaGAGGTACGATCTTGGTCCTATGGGCTGTCTGTTCGGGTCTGACGAGGACGTCAGGAGTTTAAGTaggggagtttgtaacaccccagtcccacatcgaggagatttgggacttctgttcagtttataagacAAAAAACTACTACTaagtgcaccaacaaatcatgatcttttggggcctgtggtgggcttgtcgtaacccaagttgCTGCACTCGGGACAATATGATTCGGCTTATTTCGGACTcgtaatcgggacttgacccggttttcggaaaaggctcgggatttgacccgggttgtcacagAAGTAGCTTGTTTCGGTTGTCCTGATAAGTTTTTCTCCGGCCACTCAGCAAATTCCATTATCTCATTCGTGCTAATATTAGGATTATGGATTTGCCAACACAGAGCTGCAGCCTTACATTGCACCAAACTGTGAAAAACTGATTCAGCCTCCTCATGACAAACCGGACAAATTTTATCGATTTGAACATGCTTAGTCTGCAAGAGCATCTTAGTTGGTTAGCAGTACGAGATCGCTCGCCAAACTAAATTTAGAGCCTTTGGAGGAGCCTTAATCTTCCACAAACTCTTCCAAATGAAATTATTATTAACTGCATTCCACGAACCTTTTTGTTCCTGTAGAAACTTGTACGCACTTCTTACTGAATACTGCCCAGAGTTTTCCATCTTCCAGTACAAAGTATCTTTATTCATATCTTGTTCCACCCTCGTGTTTGCAATATAGTGATGATCTCTTATGTCAAAAATATCTTTAATGATCTCCATATCCCATTCTTTAGTCCGTGTACGAAATAGAGAGGCCACTATTTGATTTAACAACGATGGTTAATTAGTAGAAATATAAGGATTATCAACATTATTCAGCCAAGGTTGTCCAATGATTTGTATCTCCATGCCTGTGTCAATCCTCCAACACGGCCCTGAAGAAATCACCTGTCTCGCTTCCATGATACTTCGCCAGATAAAACTAGGACTGCTCCCCAGCTTTGCTTCTATAAATTCTGTGTTGGCAAAGTATATAGCTTTATAAGTTTGGGCCACCAGACTTTCTGGATTAATAATAAAACGCCATCATTGTTTCCCCAACATCGAAAGGTTTACATCTCGTAAGCTTTTAAAACTTAACCCACCGGCATGCTTGTGACGGGACATTCTTTCCCAGGCCATCCATGTGATTTTAGAGTTGTTTTTCTGTGAAGTATTCCAAAAAAACTTTGCCATTGCTTTTTCCATGTCACGAACAAGCTCTAACGGGAGAAGAAAGATATTCATGGCATAAGAAGGTAGGGTTTGAGCCACCATTTTAATAAGGATTTCTTTTGCTGGTTTAGACACTTTCTTTTCATTCCAGCTATGGATACTGGCATTGACTTTGTCCTTCAAGTAGCAAAAGATTGCAGTCTTGTTCCTACCTAACAGATTTGGTAAACCCAGGTACTTTGAAGAATTATCTGCCTCAGGAATTTTAAGCACCTGACAGAGCTCCTCTTTGTTATATGGAATAACATTTGCACTAAAGCAAACAGTGGATTTACCTCTATTAACTCGTTGGCCTGAAGCTTTTTCATATATCGACAATAACTCTAACACCTTCATCGCTTCTTCTGACTCTGCCTTGCAGTAAACATAGTTATCATCAGCAAATAGCATGTGACTGATGGACGGGGCTTTCCTGCAAATTTTTATCCCATTCAACCATTTTGTAGTTTCATACTGCCTAATCAACCTAGTCAGACCTTCAGCACAGATAATGAAGAGGTAAGGAGATAGAGGATCTCCTTGTCGTAGGCCACGACTTGGCTTAATTGGACCTATTTTGTGCTCGCCATGAATAATGGTATAGTCAACTGTTCACACACATTGTAAAACATGATGAGTCCACCAACTATCGAAACCCATTCGAAAAAGCATTTCTTGCAGGAACTTCCATTCGATGCGATCGTACGCCTTGGACATATCCAACTTAAGAGCCATAAAACTATCTTTGCCAAATTTCTTCCTTTTCAGATAATGCATGACCTCAAAGGAGATCATGATATTGTCAGTAATTAATCTGCCCGGCAAGAAAGCACTCTGAGTGTCTGAGATCACCGAATCCAGCACACACTTGAGACGATTTGCGATTACTTTAGTAATTATTTTCATCACCACATTGCACAAAACAATAGGTCTCAACTCTGACAGCATAGACAGGTTTCTCTTTTTAGGGATAAGAACAATATTAGTAATATTAATACCTTCCATGAGAACCCCTGTCGCAAAAAAACCCCTTACCATTTGCATTACTTCCTCACCTAATGTATTCCAATTTTTCTGGAAAAAAGTCGGGGTCATGCCATCTGGTCCCGGCGCTTTATCTGGGTGCATATGAAACACAACATCTTTCACTTCCTTATCGGTCACAGTGTTTAGCAGCTCTGAATTCTGTTGCTCCGATACATTTTTTGAGATACAGTTTAACACCATCTCACTATGAGTCTGCTCCTCAGTAAATAAGTGCTGAAAATACTCCCTAATCAAATCTTGCAAACCACAGTCCCAGTCAACCCAAGCTCCATCTGCATTCTTGAGTTTTTGAATATGATTATTGTGTTTCCTCTTTTTACAAGAAGCATGAAAATGCTTAGTGTTCTTCTCCCCTGCTTGTAACCAGAGTTGTTTAGATCTTTGCCTCCAGAAGATTTCCTTCTGATCGAGCACTAAGAACAACTGTTGTCTAGTGTTCTCAGACTCTGCAACAGACCATGCATCACGTTTACCTCGCAGCAACTTTAGCTTGGCTTTGCAATGCTTGAGATGACTACTAAAAGAACCTGTAATTTCTTTTCCCCATACATTCAAACTCTCTGCACACTTACTCAGTTTTTGAAGAATAGTAATGTCTTCCTCCTCTTCCCAACAATCTTTAATGATTTGAGAGCACATTGGTTCGGTAAGCCAAGCGTTCTCAAACCGAAATGGCCTTCTCTTATTTCTTCTCAACTGCATTTCCGGACTAATAGCAGCGGGCTATGGTCTGATGGGGAGCCCTGCAAATTGTAGACTTTAGCCATATCAAAAACATTTAACCACTGCGTATTTGCTAACACCCGATCCAGTCTGATCTCCAC
This sequence is a window from Apium graveolens cultivar Ventura chromosome 9, ASM990537v1, whole genome shotgun sequence. Protein-coding genes within it:
- the LOC141687029 gene encoding uncharacterized protein LOC141687029 isoform X1, which gives rise to MEKNTDQNPYSLAGILNLTASEPYFLFNFLVFFSYIPIRLSASSVLSPHFTSHLLHREIQAFLAFCIFAAVKMVKEETWEAFIADTLFYAEVFLVAIALVLDYHLAIWYMLAFLVIYTFTQQPPYLSLGTSNQLTPLQLETILTEGRTSKFWLVEFRALSSSNCVRTSRIFPELSITFSNKNLSFGTVDIGLFPNVAPKFGISLGHSKQLPTYILFENAEEVARFPEFNLEAKASIPVVTKKLLCRHFELDKRLLDYVNGK
- the LOC141687029 gene encoding uncharacterized protein LOC141687029 isoform X2 — protein: MEKNTDQNPYSLAGILNLTASEPYFLFNFLVFFSYIPIRLSASSVLSPHFTSHLLHREIQAFLAFCIFAAVKMVKEETWEAFIADTLFYAEVFLVAIALVLDYHLAIWYMLAFLVIYTFTQQPPYLSLGTSNQLTPLQLETILTEGRTSKFWLVEFRALSSSNCVRTSRIFPELSITFSNKNLSFGTVDIGLFPNVAPKFGISLVWSLYLFVNG
- the LOC141682838 gene encoding pentatricopeptide repeat-containing protein At2g29760, chloroplastic-like, yielding MHTVTHLFLNPMKQLTPTLSFRQLKQLQAHLITTSKPNTLNTLLSFFTHSHTPQNTLFLYNQMLKNPNSHNHFTFTLALKACSLLHSHPKGQEIHAHVIKTSHFSDIFIQNSLIHFYLQQNDIVSSCRVFDCVINPDVVSWTSIISGLSKCGMEEEALVKFSKMNVRPNCTTIVTVLSACISIRAVKIGKCVCCYGLKNFEYDNGVLGNVVLDFFVKFGGLECVWYLFGRLRRRDVVSWTTMVGGFVQRGFFEGSVRVFQEMVREGEVEPNEATVVSVLSACSLVGDLSLGRWVHSYVSSRDDLVMNRNVGNALVNLYVKCGNMDLAIRVFRGLGVKDVVSWSTMISGLAMNGHAGLVNQGLMLFKAMDGVYGISPYMKHYACIVDMYGRAGLLKEAERFIEDMPVEADGSIWGALLNACNIYGSEEMILRTRQSLSKTKDVTVGTFALLSNTYASSNRWDDANKVRDSMRRMGLKKTAGCSWIEVD